In one Drosophila pseudoobscura strain MV-25-SWS-2005 chromosome X, UCI_Dpse_MV25, whole genome shotgun sequence genomic region, the following are encoded:
- the LOC6902314 gene encoding trichohyalin-like isoform X3, with the protein MADVLEEGQESGSSLAESTLPKTEEQLMAEAFGQVKVLVEAGQKEGYLQLQPAEVHKFVVASYYDDLVEEFAEADQQEVGRWATATPLGPVINRIEPQDEQQLGKIQMDPITGERYMLVPIEINLLIDSDKICDMFDVELDAMLHQDVQKIVKEEMPERETIVLEVLQSGDQQEVVDLSVTCKASLQTKGENVADQEDPPKEEPRGETQERQPQENIQKEDPQAKIQKEDLQEESLKEEYPQGKVQKQEHQENSQKKQPQGAGQKKGQKNKRRKKSQKEEPQEEGQKEEPQEEGQKEKPQEENQKEDPQEEIQKHKPQNKNQKAKPQAKTQNVEPQEEGQKEKPRGENQKEDRQEESQKHKPQNKNQKAKPQAKTQKETQEEGQKEKPQEKNQKEDPQEESQKHKPQNKNQKAKPQAKTQKEEPQEEGQKEKPQEKNQKEDPQEESQKHKPQNKNQKAKPQAKTQKVEPQEEGQKEKRRGENQKEDPQEESQKHKPQNKNQKAKPQAKTQKEPQEEGQKEKAQEENQKEDPQEESQKHKPQNKNQKAKPQAKTQKEPQEEGQKEKPRGENQKEDPQEESQKHKPQNKNQKAKPQAKTQKEEPQEEGQKEKPQEKNQKEDPQEESQKHKPQNKNQKAKPQAKTQKEGPQEEGQKEKPQEKNQKEDPQEESQKHKPQNKNQKEKPQAKTQKVESQEEGQKEKPQEENQKEHPQEESQKHKPQKKNQNAKPQAKSQKEEPQEEGQKEKPQEKNQKEESQEESQKYKPQKSQKAKPQNKKSQKEEPLKEDQKEKPQEENQKEDPQGKSNKAKPQKKTLNEPPKFMEAMIIVPPITFSLKERFVQGPRQNARTAPSSEV; encoded by the exons ATGGCTGATGTACTGGAGGAGGGTCAAGAGTCTGGCAGTTCGCTGGCAGAATCGACCCTGCCGAAAACAGAGGAGCAACTGATGGCCGAAGCCTTCGGCCAGGTCAAGGTGCTGGTGGAGGCTGGACAGAAAGAGGGAtatctgcagctgcagcccgCGGAGGTgcacaagttcgtggtggccAGCTACTACGATGATCTAGTCGAGGAGTTCGCTGAAGCCGACCAGCAGGAGGTCGGCAGGtgggccacagccacaccctTGGGCCCGGTGATCAATCGGATCGAGCCGCAGGACGAGCAGCAGTTGGGGAAAATCCAAATGGATCCGATCACGGGCGAGCGCTACATGCTGGTGCCCATTGAAATCAATCTTCTTATCGACAGCGACAAAATATGCGACATGTTTGATGTGGAATTGGATGCCATGCTGCATCAGGACGTCCAGAAGATTGTCAAGGAGGAGATGCCCGAGAGGGAGACAATTGTGCTCGAGGTGCTTCAGAGTGGGGATCAGCAGGAGGTTGTGGATCTGTCAGTAACCTGCAAAGCCTCTTTACAGACAAAAGGGGAGAATGTAGCGGATCAGGAGGATCCCCCAAAGGAGGAACCTCGAGGAGAAACACAGGAGCGGCAGCCTCAAGAAAACATCCAGAAGGAGGATCCACAAGCGAAGATCCAAAAGGAAGACCTTCAAGAGGAGAGCCTGAAGGAGGAGTACCCTCAGGGGAAGGTTcagaagcaggagcaccaAGAGAACAGCCAAAAGAAGCAGCCACAGGGCGCGGGACAGAAGAAGGGCCAGAAGAATAAGCGTCGAAAGAAGAGCCAGAAGGAGGAGCCCCAAGAAGAGGGCCAGAAGGAGGAGCCCCAAGAAGAGGGCCAGAAGGAGAAGCCTCAAGAGGAGAACCAGAAGGAGGATCCTCAGGAGGAAATCCAGAAGCATAAACCTCAAAACAAGAACCAGAAGGCGAAGCCTCAAGCGAAGACCCAGAACGTGGAGCCCCAAGAAGAGGGCCAGAAGGAGAAGCCTCGAGGGGAGAACCAGAAGGAGGATCGTCAGGAGGAAAGCCAGAAGCATAAACCTCAAAATAAGAACCAGAAGGCGAAGCCTCAAGCGAAGACCCAGAAGGAGACCCAAGAAGAGGGCCAGAAGGAGAAGCCTCAAGAGAAGAACCAGAAGGAGGATCCTCAGGAGGAAAGCCAGAAGCATAAACCTCAAAACAAGAACCAGAAGGCGAAGCCTCAAGCGAAGACCCAGAAGGAGGAGCCCCAAGAAGAGGGCCAGAAGGAGAAGCCTCAAGAGAAGAACCAGAAGGAGGATCCTCAGGAGGAAAGCCAGAAGCATAAACCTCAAAACAAGAACCAGAAGGCGAAGCCTCAAGCGAAGACCCAGAAGGTGGAGCCCCAAGAAGAGGGCCAGAAGGAGAAGCGTCGAGGGGAGAACCAGAAGGAGGATCCTCAGGAGGAAAGCCAGAAGCATAAACCTCAAAACAAGAACCAGAAGGCGAAGCCTCAAGCGAAGACCCAGAAGGAGCCCCAAGAAGAGGGCCAGAAGGAGAAGGCTCAAGAGGAGAACCAGAAGGAGGATCCTCAGGAGGAAAGCCAGAAGCATAAACCTCAAAACAAGAACCAGAAGGCGAAGCCTCAAGCGAAGACCCAGAAGGAGCCCCAAGAAGAGGGCCAGAAGGAGAAGCCTCGAGGGGAGAACCAGAAG GAGGATCCTCAGGAGGAAAGCCAGAAGCATAAACCTCAAAATAAGAACCAGAAGGCGAAGCCTCAAGCGAAGACCCAGAAGGAGGAGCCCCAAGAAGAGGGCCAGAAGGAGAAGCCCCAAGAGAAGAACCAGAAGGAGGATCCTCAGGAGGAAAGCCAGAAGCATAAACCTCAAAACAAGAACCAGAAGGCGAAGCCTCAAGCGAAGACCCAGAAGGAGGGGCCCCAAGAAGAGGGCCAGAAGGAGAAGCCTCAAGAGAAGAACCAGAAGGAGGATCCTCAGGAGGAAAGCCAGAAGCATAAACCTCAAAACAAGAACCAGAAGGAGAAGCCTCAAGCGAAGACCCAGAAGGTGGAGTCCCAAGAAGAGGGCCAGAAGGAGAAGCCTCAAGAGGAGAACCAGAAGGAGCATCCTCAGGAGGAAAGCCAGAAGCATAAACCTCAAAAGAAGAACCAGAATGCGAAGCCTCAAGCGAAGAGCCAGAAGGAGGAGCCCCAAGAAGAGGGCCAGAAGGAGAAGCCTCAAGAGAAGAACCAGAAGGAGGAGTCTCAGGAGGAGAGCCAGAAGTATAAACCTCAAAAGAGCCAGAAGGCGAAGCCTCAAAATAAGAAGAGCCAGAAGGAGGAGCCCCTAAAAGAGGACCAGAAGGAGAAGCCTCAAGAGGAGAACCAGAAGGAGGATCCTCAAGGGAAGAGCAATAAAGCGAAGCCTCAAAAGAAGACTCTAAATGAGCCGCCAAAGTTCATGGAGGCGATGATCATTGTGCCCCCGATAACCTTCTCGCTCAAAGAGCGCTTCGTCCAAGGGCCACGCCAGAATGCGCGGACAGCACCTTCTTCCGAGgtgtag
- the LOC6902314 gene encoding ABC transporter F family member 4-like isoform X5 gives MADVLEEGQESGSSLAESTLPKTEEQLMAEAFGQVKVLVEAGQKEGYLQLQPAEVHKFVVASYYDDLVEEFAEADQQEVGRWATATPLGPVINRIEPQDEQQLGKIQMDPITGERYMLVPIEINLLIDSDKICDMFDVELDAMLHQDVQKIVKEEMPERETIVLEVLQSGDQQEVVDLSVTCKASLQTKGENVADQEDPPKEEPRGETQERQPQENIQKEDPQAKIQKEDLQEESLKEEYPQGKVQKQEHQENSQKKQPQGAGQKKGQKNKRRKKSQKEEPQEEGQKEDPQEESQKHKPQNKNQKAKPQAKTQKEPQEEGQKEKAQEENQKEDPQEESQKHKPQNKNQKAKPQAKTQKEPQEEGQKEKPRGENQKEDPQEESQKHKPQNKNQKAKPQAKTQKEEPQEEGQKEKPQEKNQKEDPQEESQKHKPQNKNQKAKPQAKTQKEEPQEEGQKEKPQEKNQKEDPQEESQKHKPQNKNQKAKPQAKTQKEGPQEEGQKEKPQEKNQKEDPQEESQKHKPQNKNQKEKPQAKTQKVESQEEGQKEKPQEENQKEHPQEESQKHKPQKKNQNAKPQAKSQKEEPQEEGQKEKPQEKNQKEESQEESQKYKPQKSQKAKPQNKKSQKEEPLKEDQKEKPQEENQKEDPQGKSNKAKPQKKTLNEPPKFMEAMIIVPPITFSLKERFVQGPRQNARTAPSSEV, from the exons ATGGCTGATGTACTGGAGGAGGGTCAAGAGTCTGGCAGTTCGCTGGCAGAATCGACCCTGCCGAAAACAGAGGAGCAACTGATGGCCGAAGCCTTCGGCCAGGTCAAGGTGCTGGTGGAGGCTGGACAGAAAGAGGGAtatctgcagctgcagcccgCGGAGGTgcacaagttcgtggtggccAGCTACTACGATGATCTAGTCGAGGAGTTCGCTGAAGCCGACCAGCAGGAGGTCGGCAGGtgggccacagccacaccctTGGGCCCGGTGATCAATCGGATCGAGCCGCAGGACGAGCAGCAGTTGGGGAAAATCCAAATGGATCCGATCACGGGCGAGCGCTACATGCTGGTGCCCATTGAAATCAATCTTCTTATCGACAGCGACAAAATATGCGACATGTTTGATGTGGAATTGGATGCCATGCTGCATCAGGACGTCCAGAAGATTGTCAAGGAGGAGATGCCCGAGAGGGAGACAATTGTGCTCGAGGTGCTTCAGAGTGGGGATCAGCAGGAGGTTGTGGATCTGTCAGTAACCTGCAAAGCCTCTTTACAGACAAAAGGGGAGAATGTAGCGGATCAGGAGGATCCCCCAAAGGAGGAACCTCGAGGAGAAACACAGGAGCGGCAGCCTCAAGAAAACATCCAGAAGGAGGATCCACAAGCGAAGATCCAAAAGGAAGACCTTCAAGAGGAGAGCCTGAAGGAGGAGTACCCTCAGGGGAAGGTTcagaagcaggagcaccaAGAGAACAGCCAAAAGAAGCAGCCACAGGGCGCGGGACAGAAGAAGGGCCAGAAGAATAAGCGTCGAAAGAAGAGCCAGAAGGAGGAGCCCCAAGAAGAGGGCCAGAAG GAGGATCCTCAGGAGGAAAGCCAGAAGCATAAACCTCAAAACAAGAACCAGAAGGCGAAGCCTCAAGCGAAGACCCAGAAGGAGCCCCAAGAAGAGGGCCAGAAGGAGAAGGCTCAAGAGGAGAACCAGAAGGAGGATCCTCAGGAGGAAAGCCAGAAGCATAAACCTCAAAACAAGAACCAGAAGGCGAAGCCTCAAGCGAAGACCCAGAAGGAGCCCCAAGAAGAGGGCCAGAAGGAGAAGCCTCGAGGGGAGAACCAGAAGGAGGATCCTCAGGAGGAAAGCCAGAAGCATAAACCTCAAAATAAGAACCAGAAGGCGAAGCCTCAAGCGAAGACCCAGAAGGAGGAGCCCCAAGAAGAGGGCCAGAAGGAGAAGCCCCAAGAGAAGAACCAGAAGGAGGATCCTCAGGAGGAAAGCCAGAAGCATAAACCTCAAAATAAGAACCAGAAGGCGAAGCCTCAAGCGAAGACCCAGAAGGAGGAGCCCCAAGAAGAGGGCCAGAAGGAGAAGCCCCAAGAGAAGAACCAGAAGGAGGATCCTCAGGAGGAAAGCCAGAAGCATAAACCTCAAAACAAGAACCAGAAGGCGAAGCCTCAAGCGAAGACCCAGAAGGAGGGGCCCCAAGAAGAGGGCCAGAAGGAGAAGCCTCAAGAGAAGAACCAGAAGGAGGATCCTCAGGAGGAAAGCCAGAAGCATAAACCTCAAAACAAGAACCAGAAGGAGAAGCCTCAAGCGAAGACCCAGAAGGTGGAGTCCCAAGAAGAGGGCCAGAAGGAGAAGCCTCAAGAGGAGAACCAGAAGGAGCATCCTCAGGAGGAAAGCCAGAAGCATAAACCTCAAAAGAAGAACCAGAATGCGAAGCCTCAAGCGAAGAGCCAGAAGGAGGAGCCCCAAGAAGAGGGCCAGAAGGAGAAGCCTCAAGAGAAGAACCAGAAGGAGGAGTCTCAGGAGGAGAGCCAGAAGTATAAACCTCAAAAGAGCCAGAAGGCGAAGCCTCAAAATAAGAAGAGCCAGAAGGAGGAGCCCCTAAAAGAGGACCAGAAGGAGAAGCCTCAAGAGGAGAACCAGAAGGAGGATCCTCAAGGGAAGAGCAATAAAGCGAAGCCTCAAAAGAAGACTCTAAATGAGCCGCCAAAGTTCATGGAGGCGATGATCATTGTGCCCCCGATAACCTTCTCGCTCAAAGAGCGCTTCGTCCAAGGGCCACGCCAGAATGCGCGGACAGCACCTTCTTCCGAGgtgtag
- the LOC6902314 gene encoding transcription factor SPT20 homolog isoform X4, protein MADVLEEGQESGSSLAESTLPKTEEQLMAEAFGQVKVLVEAGQKEGYLQLQPAEVHKFVVASYYDDLVEEFAEADQQEVGRWATATPLGPVINRIEPQDEQQLGKIQMDPITGERYMLVPIEINLLIDSDKICDMFDVELDAMLHQDVQKIVKEEMPERETIVLEVLQSGDQQEVVDLSVTCKASLQTKGENVADQEDPPKEEPRGETQERQPQENIQKEDPQAKIQKEDLQEESLKEEYPQGKVQKQEHQENSQKKQPQGAGQKKGQKNKRRKKSQKEEPQEEGQKEEPQEEGQKEKPQEENQKEDPQEEIQKHKPQNKNQKAKPQAKTQNVEPQEEGQKEKPRGENQKEDRQEESQKHKPQNKNQKAKPQAKTQKETQEEGQKEKPQEKNQKEDPQEESQKHKPQNKNQKAKPQAKTQKEEPQEEGQKEKPQEKNQKEDPQEESQKHKPQNKNQKAKPQAKTQKVEPQEEGQKEKRRGENQKEDPQEESQKHKPQNKNQKAKPQAKTQKEPQEEGQKEDPQEESQKHKPQNKNQKAKPQAKTQKEEPQEEGQKEKPQEKNQKEDPQEESQKHKPQNKNQKAKPQAKTQKEEPQEEGQKEKPQEKNQKEDPQEESQKHKPQNKNQKAKPQAKTQKEGPQEEGQKEKPQEKNQKEDPQEESQKHKPQNKNQKEKPQAKTQKVESQEEGQKEKPQEENQKEHPQEESQKHKPQKKNQNAKPQAKSQKEEPQEEGQKEKPQEKNQKEESQEESQKYKPQKSQKAKPQNKKSQKEEPLKEDQKEKPQEENQKEDPQGKSNKAKPQKKTLNEPPKFMEAMIIVPPITFSLKERFVQGPRQNARTAPSSEV, encoded by the exons ATGGCTGATGTACTGGAGGAGGGTCAAGAGTCTGGCAGTTCGCTGGCAGAATCGACCCTGCCGAAAACAGAGGAGCAACTGATGGCCGAAGCCTTCGGCCAGGTCAAGGTGCTGGTGGAGGCTGGACAGAAAGAGGGAtatctgcagctgcagcccgCGGAGGTgcacaagttcgtggtggccAGCTACTACGATGATCTAGTCGAGGAGTTCGCTGAAGCCGACCAGCAGGAGGTCGGCAGGtgggccacagccacaccctTGGGCCCGGTGATCAATCGGATCGAGCCGCAGGACGAGCAGCAGTTGGGGAAAATCCAAATGGATCCGATCACGGGCGAGCGCTACATGCTGGTGCCCATTGAAATCAATCTTCTTATCGACAGCGACAAAATATGCGACATGTTTGATGTGGAATTGGATGCCATGCTGCATCAGGACGTCCAGAAGATTGTCAAGGAGGAGATGCCCGAGAGGGAGACAATTGTGCTCGAGGTGCTTCAGAGTGGGGATCAGCAGGAGGTTGTGGATCTGTCAGTAACCTGCAAAGCCTCTTTACAGACAAAAGGGGAGAATGTAGCGGATCAGGAGGATCCCCCAAAGGAGGAACCTCGAGGAGAAACACAGGAGCGGCAGCCTCAAGAAAACATCCAGAAGGAGGATCCACAAGCGAAGATCCAAAAGGAAGACCTTCAAGAGGAGAGCCTGAAGGAGGAGTACCCTCAGGGGAAGGTTcagaagcaggagcaccaAGAGAACAGCCAAAAGAAGCAGCCACAGGGCGCGGGACAGAAGAAGGGCCAGAAGAATAAGCGTCGAAAGAAGAGCCAGAAGGAGGAGCCCCAAGAAGAGGGCCAGAAGGAGGAGCCCCAAGAAGAGGGCCAGAAGGAGAAGCCTCAAGAGGAGAACCAGAAGGAGGATCCTCAGGAGGAAATCCAGAAGCATAAACCTCAAAACAAGAACCAGAAGGCGAAGCCTCAAGCGAAGACCCAGAACGTGGAGCCCCAAGAAGAGGGCCAGAAGGAGAAGCCTCGAGGGGAGAACCAGAAGGAGGATCGTCAGGAGGAAAGCCAGAAGCATAAACCTCAAAATAAGAACCAGAAGGCGAAGCCTCAAGCGAAGACCCAGAAGGAGACCCAAGAAGAGGGCCAGAAGGAGAAGCCTCAAGAGAAGAACCAGAAGGAGGATCCTCAGGAGGAAAGCCAGAAGCATAAACCTCAAAACAAGAACCAGAAGGCGAAGCCTCAAGCGAAGACCCAGAAGGAGGAGCCCCAAGAAGAGGGCCAGAAGGAGAAGCCTCAAGAGAAGAACCAGAAGGAGGATCCTCAGGAGGAAAGCCAGAAGCATAAACCTCAAAACAAGAACCAGAAGGCGAAGCCTCAAGCGAAGACCCAGAAGGTGGAGCCCCAAGAAGAGGGCCAGAAGGAGAAGCGTCGAGGGGAGAACCAGAAGGAGGATCCTCAGGAGGAAAGCCAGAAGCATAAACCTCAAAACAAGAACCAGAAGGCGAAGCCTCAAGCGAAGACCCAGAAGGAGCCCCAAGAAGAGGGCCAGAAG GAGGATCCTCAGGAGGAAAGCCAGAAGCATAAACCTCAAAATAAGAACCAGAAGGCGAAGCCTCAAGCGAAGACCCAGAAGGAGGAGCCCCAAGAAGAGGGCCAGAAGGAGAAGCCCCAAGAGAAGAACCAGAAGGAGGATCCTCAGGAGGAAAGCCAGAAGCATAAACCTCAAAATAAGAACCAGAAGGCGAAGCCTCAAGCGAAGACCCAGAAGGAGGAGCCCCAAGAAGAGGGCCAGAAGGAGAAGCCCCAAGAGAAGAACCAGAAGGAGGATCCTCAGGAGGAAAGCCAGAAGCATAAACCTCAAAACAAGAACCAGAAGGCGAAGCCTCAAGCGAAGACCCAGAAGGAGGGGCCCCAAGAAGAGGGCCAGAAGGAGAAGCCTCAAGAGAAGAACCAGAAGGAGGATCCTCAGGAGGAAAGCCAGAAGCATAAACCTCAAAACAAGAACCAGAAGGAGAAGCCTCAAGCGAAGACCCAGAAGGTGGAGTCCCAAGAAGAGGGCCAGAAGGAGAAGCCTCAAGAGGAGAACCAGAAGGAGCATCCTCAGGAGGAAAGCCAGAAGCATAAACCTCAAAAGAAGAACCAGAATGCGAAGCCTCAAGCGAAGAGCCAGAAGGAGGAGCCCCAAGAAGAGGGCCAGAAGGAGAAGCCTCAAGAGAAGAACCAGAAGGAGGAGTCTCAGGAGGAGAGCCAGAAGTATAAACCTCAAAAGAGCCAGAAGGCGAAGCCTCAAAATAAGAAGAGCCAGAAGGAGGAGCCCCTAAAAGAGGACCAGAAGGAGAAGCCTCAAGAGGAGAACCAGAAGGAGGATCCTCAAGGGAAGAGCAATAAAGCGAAGCCTCAAAAGAAGACTCTAAATGAGCCGCCAAAGTTCATGGAGGCGATGATCATTGTGCCCCCGATAACCTTCTCGCTCAAAGAGCGCTTCGTCCAAGGGCCACGCCAGAATGCGCGGACAGCACCTTCTTCCGAGgtgtag
- the LOC6902314 gene encoding myb-like protein X isoform X2, with product MADVLEEGQESGSSLAESTLPKTEEQLMAEAFGQVKVLVEAGQKEGYLQLQPAEVHKFVVASYYDDLVEEFAEADQQEVGRWATATPLGPVINRIEPQDEQQLGKIQMDPITGERYMLVPIEINLLIDSDKICDMFDVELDAMLHQDVQKIVKEEMPERETIVLEVLQSGDQQEVVDLSVTCKASLQTKGENVADQEDPPKEEPRGETQERQPQENIQKEDPQAKIQKEDLQEESLKEEYPQGKVQKQEHQENSQKKQPQGAGQKKGQKNKRRKKSQKEEPQEEGQKEEPQEEGQKEKPQEENQKEDPQEEIQKHKPQNKNQKAKPQAKTQNVEPQEEGQKEKPRGENQKEDRQEESQKHKPQNKNQKAKPQAKTQKETQEEGQKEKPQEKNQKEDPQEESQKHKPQNKNQKAKPQAKTQKEEPQEEGQKEKPQEKNQKEDPQEESQKHKPQNKNQKAKPQAKTQKEPQEEGQKEKAQEENQKEDPQEESQKHKPQNKNQKAKPQAKTQKEPQEEGQKEKPRGENQKEDPQEESQKHKPQNKNQKAKPQAKTQKEEPQEEGQKEKPQEKNQKEDPQEESQKHKPQNKNQKAKPQAKTQKEEPQEEGQKEKPQEKNQKEDPQEESQKHKPQNKNQKAKPQAKTQKEGPQEEGQKEKPQEKNQKEDPQEESQKHKPQNKNQKEKPQAKTQKVESQEEGQKEKPQEENQKEHPQEESQKHKPQKKNQNAKPQAKSQKEEPQEEGQKEKPQEKNQKEESQEESQKYKPQKSQKAKPQNKKSQKEEPLKEDQKEKPQEENQKEDPQGKSNKAKPQKKTLNEPPKFMEAMIIVPPITFSLKERFVQGPRQNARTAPSSEV from the exons ATGGCTGATGTACTGGAGGAGGGTCAAGAGTCTGGCAGTTCGCTGGCAGAATCGACCCTGCCGAAAACAGAGGAGCAACTGATGGCCGAAGCCTTCGGCCAGGTCAAGGTGCTGGTGGAGGCTGGACAGAAAGAGGGAtatctgcagctgcagcccgCGGAGGTgcacaagttcgtggtggccAGCTACTACGATGATCTAGTCGAGGAGTTCGCTGAAGCCGACCAGCAGGAGGTCGGCAGGtgggccacagccacaccctTGGGCCCGGTGATCAATCGGATCGAGCCGCAGGACGAGCAGCAGTTGGGGAAAATCCAAATGGATCCGATCACGGGCGAGCGCTACATGCTGGTGCCCATTGAAATCAATCTTCTTATCGACAGCGACAAAATATGCGACATGTTTGATGTGGAATTGGATGCCATGCTGCATCAGGACGTCCAGAAGATTGTCAAGGAGGAGATGCCCGAGAGGGAGACAATTGTGCTCGAGGTGCTTCAGAGTGGGGATCAGCAGGAGGTTGTGGATCTGTCAGTAACCTGCAAAGCCTCTTTACAGACAAAAGGGGAGAATGTAGCGGATCAGGAGGATCCCCCAAAGGAGGAACCTCGAGGAGAAACACAGGAGCGGCAGCCTCAAGAAAACATCCAGAAGGAGGATCCACAAGCGAAGATCCAAAAGGAAGACCTTCAAGAGGAGAGCCTGAAGGAGGAGTACCCTCAGGGGAAGGTTcagaagcaggagcaccaAGAGAACAGCCAAAAGAAGCAGCCACAGGGCGCGGGACAGAAGAAGGGCCAGAAGAATAAGCGTCGAAAGAAGAGCCAGAAGGAGGAGCCCCAAGAAGAGGGCCAGAAGGAGGAGCCCCAAGAAGAGGGCCAGAAGGAGAAGCCTCAAGAGGAGAACCAGAAGGAGGATCCTCAGGAGGAAATCCAGAAGCATAAACCTCAAAACAAGAACCAGAAGGCGAAGCCTCAAGCGAAGACCCAGAACGTGGAGCCCCAAGAAGAGGGCCAGAAGGAGAAGCCTCGAGGGGAGAACCAGAAGGAGGATCGTCAGGAGGAAAGCCAGAAGCATAAACCTCAAAATAAGAACCAGAAGGCGAAGCCTCAAGCGAAGACCCAGAAGGAGACCCAAGAAGAGGGCCAGAAGGAGAAGCCTCAAGAGAAGAACCAGAAGGAGGATCCTCAGGAGGAAAGCCAGAAGCATAAACCTCAAAACAAGAACCAGAAGGCGAAGCCTCAAGCGAAGACCCAGAAGGAGGAGCCCCAAGAAGAGGGCCAGAAGGAGAAGCCTCAAGAGAAGAACCAGAAGGAGGATCCTCAGGAGGAAAGCCAGAAGCATAAACCTCAAAACAAGAACCAGAAGGCGAAGCCTCAAGCGAAGACCCAGAAG GAGCCCCAAGAAGAGGGCCAGAAGGAGAAGGCTCAAGAGGAGAACCAGAAGGAGGATCCTCAGGAGGAAAGCCAGAAGCATAAACCTCAAAACAAGAACCAGAAGGCGAAGCCTCAAGCGAAGACCCAGAAGGAGCCCCAAGAAGAGGGCCAGAAGGAGAAGCCTCGAGGGGAGAACCAGAAGGAGGATCCTCAGGAGGAAAGCCAGAAGCATAAACCTCAAAATAAGAACCAGAAGGCGAAGCCTCAAGCGAAGACCCAGAAGGAGGAGCCCCAAGAAGAGGGCCAGAAGGAGAAGCCCCAAGAGAAGAACCAGAAGGAGGATCCTCAGGAGGAAAGCCAGAAGCATAAACCTCAAAATAAGAACCAGAAGGCGAAGCCTCAAGCGAAGACCCAGAAGGAGGAGCCCCAAGAAGAGGGCCAGAAGGAGAAGCCCCAAGAGAAGAACCAGAAGGAGGATCCTCAGGAGGAAAGCCAGAAGCATAAACCTCAAAACAAGAACCAGAAGGCGAAGCCTCAAGCGAAGACCCAGAAGGAGGGGCCCCAAGAAGAGGGCCAGAAGGAGAAGCCTCAAGAGAAGAACCAGAAGGAGGATCCTCAGGAGGAAAGCCAGAAGCATAAACCTCAAAACAAGAACCAGAAGGAGAAGCCTCAAGCGAAGACCCAGAAGGTGGAGTCCCAAGAAGAGGGCCAGAAGGAGAAGCCTCAAGAGGAGAACCAGAAGGAGCATCCTCAGGAGGAAAGCCAGAAGCATAAACCTCAAAAGAAGAACCAGAATGCGAAGCCTCAAGCGAAGAGCCAGAAGGAGGAGCCCCAAGAAGAGGGCCAGAAGGAGAAGCCTCAAGAGAAGAACCAGAAGGAGGAGTCTCAGGAGGAGAGCCAGAAGTATAAACCTCAAAAGAGCCAGAAGGCGAAGCCTCAAAATAAGAAGAGCCAGAAGGAGGAGCCCCTAAAAGAGGACCAGAAGGAGAAGCCTCAAGAGGAGAACCAGAAGGAGGATCCTCAAGGGAAGAGCAATAAAGCGAAGCCTCAAAAGAAGACTCTAAATGAGCCGCCAAAGTTCATGGAGGCGATGATCATTGTGCCCCCGATAACCTTCTCGCTCAAAGAGCGCTTCGTCCAAGGGCCACGCCAGAATGCGCGGACAGCACCTTCTTCCGAGgtgtag